The DNA segment TGCCCCCGATCGAACGTCGGTACACCCGGACCGGCGAGCAAGACCGGCTCGACCTGCAAACCCCCTGGGGATTGTTCGGCTTCACGACCTGTTACGACATCATGTTCTCGCAGTTGACCCAGGAGTACGCCGTCCTCGATCAGGTCGACGCGATCATCGAGGTCGCCTCCTGGCGCTCGTACGCCCGACGCGACTACCCCTTAATGAACGTCGGCACCGATACCTACTACGGCGACCTCTGGGACATGGTCCTGGCCGCCAAGGCCGGGATTCACCAGGTCTGGATGATCGCCTGCAACGCCGTGGGCGTCCACGGCATCAGCAAGGCGAAATTCTGGGGAGGCTCGGGGCTTTGGGCCCCCTCGGGCCTGCGGCTCATCCAGTCGTCACGGTTCAACGAGGAACTGCTCATCGTCCACAACATCGACATCAAGGGCCAGCGCCAGCTTGAGATCGACGACTTCAACTACGCGATGGACTTCAACGCCATCTACCAACCGATCCACGGCAAACGAGCCTTCACCCGAATTCGGACGGGCGAGTGAGCGGCTCAATCGCTCCTCGACACAAGCCCAAGGCCCCGCCGATTCCTGATCAGACAGCCAATCCCGCCCGCAGGATCGCGGAAATCCGGCGTTGATCCGTAAAATTCGGCGCAACCTGATTGACGAGCCGTGTTGAGGACGATACCATCTGACTTTCCCCGTGGTTGAGTTGCACAAACAGATCCGATCAGCCGGACGAGCGAGCGTCGGCGATTCGTAGCGCGTGAAGGATAACGACCCGTGGCGGGCATGAGCAACGAACGTATCCGGATCCGGATGGAAGCGTACGATCACACCATCTTGGATCAATCGGCCAAGGACATCGTCGAAACCGCCAAGCGGACCGAGGCGATCGTCCACGGACCGATCCCGCTGCCGACGCGTATCGAACGATACACCGTCTTGCGCAGTCCGCACATCGACAAGAAGTCGCGAGAGCAGTTCGAGATTCGCACGCACAAGCGGCTGATCGACATTGTGCAACCGACCAACAAAACGATCGACGCCCTGAACAAGCTCAGCTTGCCCGCGGGTGTTGATATCAAGATCAAGGCCGGGCCCTCCGGGGCCTGAGCCGGGTCGCATTCGCGGCAATGTTTCGACAGGCATTGAAGGTGAGCCTCCCTGGTTCTCCCCTGGCGCCGTCTGGTCGAAACCGCCGGCACCACGGGGCACGGGTTGCCCGAAGGCAACTCGTGCCCGTTCGCGTGTTGACCGGGCCGTAGGCCGAGGGGGGCCTGTCGGTGCCGCGAGTGGGCTCTTTTGATCCACTGAATTTCGAGATGGAGCAAGACCAGAGATGAATGTCGGGTTGCTGGGTCGCAAGGTCGGAATGACCCAGATTTTTGAAGACGACGGCACGGTTGTGCCCGTGACTGTCCTCGAATGCGGCCCTTGCACCGTGTTGCAAGTTCGCACCGCCGAACGTGACGGCTACCACGCCCTTCAGCTTGGTTTTGCCGACAAGAAGCGCAAGAACGCCTCGCAGGCCGAGCGTGGCCATGCCCGCAAGGTCGAAGCTGAGCCCAAGCGGTTCATCCGCGAGATTCGGCAAGAGGCTCCGGTCGACGTGACCGAAGGAACCACCTTGAACGTCGATCTGTTCACCGAGATTCCCAGCGTTGACGTCATCGGGACGAGCAAGGGGCGTGGTTATTCGGGTGTCATGAAGCGGCACGGCTTCCGCGGCCTTCGGGCCACGCACGGTGTGCAGCGGATGCACCGGCACCCCGGCTCCTCCGGTCCCTCGGCCGACCCGTCCCGCGTCTTCAAGGGGGTCAAGAAGCCCGGCCAGTACGGCAACACCCGCGTCACCGTGCGAAATCTGAAGGTCGTGCGGGTTGACGCCGAGAACAACCTCTTGCTGGTCCGAGGCGCGGTCCCCGGCCACAACGGCGGTTTTGTGATCGTTCGCCAGACGAACGCAGTCTGATCTGCCCGCCGGCCTTGCTCTACGGTCAAGGTTCTCGAGAGCGTGGATCACCGATGGCCCGCCACCCTTGACCCGTAGAACCGACCGCCTCGGTCCCCGCCTGTCCCGGATCGGCAAGTGGCTCACCGGGCCTTCGCGACACTCCGACCCCGGCATGCTTCCGGCTCCTTTCGCAATCAGATCGAAGCCTTGCATCCCCCGGTCATCCGTTTCATTGGTTTTGACTTCCCGTTTCGTTTTCGGATCGAACTTCGAGGCCCGGGGCCTTCCCGCTCGGATTCGACTCGCTCCGACCGCCGGATCGTCGTTCTCCGGTCGAGTCAACCGCGGGTCGGCCGGCGAACTGGACCGCCTTGCACTGGATCAACGACGATGCTGACCGTCCCCATCTACAACACGTCCGGCGAGCAGGTGGGCGAAGAGTCCATCGATCCGGCCGACTTCGGTGGCAAGATCAACAAGCAACTCTTGCACGATGTCGTCCTGATGCACCTGGCTAACCGCCGGGTCGGCACCGTCAACACCCGGGGCCGCTCCGACGTCGCCGGCTCGACCAAGAAAATGTACCGCCAGAAGGGCACCGGCAACGCCCGAATGGGCTCGAAGCGGACCAACAAGCGCGTGGGTGGCGGCTCGGCCTTCGCCCGTCGGAACCGCGACTACTCGTACCGATTGCCCAAGAAGGCCGTTCGCCTGGCGATCCGCATGGCCGTTCTGTCGAAATTCCAGGATGGCCAGGTTCTTGTCCTCTCGGGGCTCGACCTGGGCCAGACCCCGAAGACCAAGGAGGTCGCCCGCATCCTGCGGTCGATCCGACGCCCCGACCTCCCCGCCGAGGCCCAGCCGGTCGACGGCGAGTCGAAGCGCGACGCCCTGCGACGCACCCTCGACGGTCGCAAGATCCTCATCGGCACCGCCGAGTACGACCCCTTGCTCTACCGAGGGGCCCGGAACCTCCCCGGCGTCAAGGTCTCGCCGGTGGCCGAGTTCAACACCTACGACGTGCTCCGCCAACGCTACCTCGTCCTGACGCCCGAGGCCCTCGCCTCGCTCAAGGAACGGGCCAAGGAGAAAATCCGTCGTCGTCCCGAATCGGAACTCGTCACCGCCGCTGCGGCCGGCTGATGAGCATTGATCGCTCGCTTGAACATAACGTGAACTGAATCGCCGAACGCCCCGAGGTCTCGCAGGACAATGGTCACCCTCCGCCGCCCCCCCCAGTACGAGCGGCCCGGCCCGAAGCTGGAGCCCTATCAGGTTATCCTGCGGCCCTTGATCACCGAGAAGGCCACCCAGGTTGCCGAGCGTCACAACGCCTACACGTTCGAAGTGCACCAGATGGCCACCAAGACCGAGATCAAGGAGGCTGTCGAAACCCTCTTCAACGTCCAGGTCGAGGACGTCCGCACCCAGAACCGCAAGTCGGTGACCCGTCGGTATCGCCTGAAGATCGGTCGAACCAAGAACTGGAAGAAGGCCATCGTCAAGCTGAAGGACGATTACCGGATCGACTTCTTCTAATCCTTGACGTGTGATCTTCTCGGCAAGCGTTTCTCGGTCATCGCGCAGCATAACGGAATCGGTCTCCCCGCCGTCGGCGGCCTGAAGGGAAAGAAACGAGAGAGTCATGGGCATCCGCGTCTACAAGCCGACCAGCCCCGGGCGCCGCAACGCCTCGGTCAGCGACTTCTCCGAGCTGACCGACAAGAAGAAAAAGCCCGAGAAGCGCCTGACCGAACCGCTGAAGAAGACCGGCGGCCGGAACAACCAGGGCAAGATCACCGTCCGGCACCGCGGCGGCGGACACAAGCGTCTTTACCGGATCATCGACTGGAAGCGCAACGACCGCGACGGTCAGCCGGCTCAGGTCACTCATATCGAGTACGACCCGAACCGCTCCGCCCGCATCGCCTTGATCCAGTTCGAGGACGGCACGAAGCGCTACATTATCGCCCCCGAGGGCTTGACCGCCGGCATGACCGTTGTCACCGGCCCGGACGCCGAGCCGAAGGTCGGCAACTGCCTGCCCCTGGCCAAGATCCCGACCGGCATGGTCATCCACAACATCGAGATGCAGCCCGGAGGCGGGGCCAAGATGTGCCGGTCGGCCGGCACCAGCGCCACCCTGACCGCCCGAGAAGCGACCTGGGCCCAGTTGACCCTCCCCTCCGGAGAGGTCCGCCGCGTGCCGGTCATGTGCCGGGCGACCATCGGTCCGGTCGGCAATTCCGACCACATGAACGTGGTCCTGGGCAAGGCCGGCCGCAAGCGATGGCTCGGCCGTCGTCCTCATGTTCGGGGCACGGCCATGAACCCGATCGACCACCCGATGGGTGGTGGCGAAGGACGCACCTCAGGCGGCCGTCACCCGTGCTCGCCGACCGGCCTGCCGGCCAAGGGCGGCAAGACCCGCAAGCGCCGCAAGCCGTCGAACTCGGCCATCATTCGCCGCCGCAAGAGTGTTCGTTACGGTCAGTTGAAGATCTAGTTGGCAGTCGGCAGGAGGCGCTCGGCAGCCCGGAACCGGACTGCGGCCTCCTGTCTTGTTCCGGTTTCTTTCCTGCCTGCTGCCTACCGCCTCCTGCTTACTGACGAGAGAAAAAGGTCATGGGACGTTCGCTCAAAAAAGGCCCCTACGTCGACGAGCGGCTGCTGGAGAAGGTCGAAAAGGCCGAAACCAGCGGCGCCCGAGCACCGATCCGGACCTGGTCGCGTGCCTGCACCATCGTGCCGGAGTTCATCGGCAAGAACTTCGAGGTGCACAACGGCAAGGTCTTCACCAAAGTTTACATCACCGAGGACATGGTCGGGCACAAGCTCGGCGAGTTCTCCCCGACCCGCACCTTCCGGGGCCACGGCGGCAAATCGAAGGGCAAGCGTTAAGTTTCGTTCCTCCACCACGTGAGATTGCGAGCGACCGCACCGAGGCACGGAGCGTAGGGCCGGAACTCCCGGCCGCCACTCACAACAGCTGATGGCCGGCCCCCCGGCCCTACGGGAATCGATCGACGATGAAGACCCAGAGCCCCTACCCCTACAAGGCCTCCCACCGGTTCGCCCGGATGTCGGTCCTGAAGATCCGCAAGGTCCTCGACCTGATCCGTGGCAAATACGCCGACGAGGCGCTGCAGATCCTCAAGTACCTGCCTCACCGAGGTGCCCGGTACACCGAGAAGGTGCTCAAGAGCGCCATGGCCAACGCCGAGGACCAGGGGGTCCGCAACCCCGGCGACCTGATCGTCGCCGACGCTCGAGGCGACGGCGCCGCGATGTTCAAGCGTCTCATGCCCCGAGCCCGAGGCATGGCCCACTTGATCCGCCGCCGGAGCTGCCACATCACCATCGGCCTGGCCGACCTCGAAACCGCCCTTGCCGGTCCCGAGGCCGCCCGCCAGCCGGCCGAAGACGCCGCCGAGTGACCCCGGACCCCTCCCCTTTTGGCCATCTTCTCGTAGGACCGGACCTTTCCCATGGGACAGAAGATTCATCCGACCGGCTTCCGCATCGGCGTCATGGAAGACTGGCGCAGTCGCTGGTACGCCGGTAAAGCCGAGTTCAAGGACCTCCTCGTCGAGGATTTCAAGGTCCGGAAATACATCAAGAAGAAGTACAGCTACGCCGGCATCCCCAAGATCGAGATCGAGCGCACCCGAGACGCCGTCGTCGTCTTGCTGCACACCGCCCGCCCGGGCGTGATCATCGGTCGCAAGGGGGCCGAGGTCGAGAAGCTCCAGGAGGAGCTGCAAAACCTCACCGGCCGCCGCATTGAAATCAAGATCGTCGAGGTCAACCGCCCCGAGATCGACGCCCAGCTCGTCGCCGAAGATATCGCCGAGCAACTGGGCAAGCGGGCCAGCTTTCGCCGCACCATGAAGCGGGCGCTGGACAACACGATGGACGCCGGCGCCAAGGGGGTCAAGGTCCGTCTTTCGGGCCGCCTCGGCGGGGCCGAAATGTCCCGGACCGAGAAGGCCGCCGCCGGCTCGATCCCGCTGTCGACCTTGCGGGCCAAAGTCGATTACGGATTCGCCGAAGCCCGCACGCCCCAGGGGCACATCGGCGTCAAGGTATGGGTCCACCAGGGCGACTATCTGAAGATGGAGGCTGGCACCGATGGCCATGATGCCCAAGCGGGTCAAGTATCGAAAAAGCCAAAAAGGTCGCGTAAAAGGTAATGCGACCCGAGGCAACTACGTTGCCTTCGGCGAGTACGGCCTGCAAACCCTCGAACCCGGTCGCGTCAGCGCCGAGGTGCTCGAAGCCAGCCGAATGGTCCTCTCCCGGGCCGTCCGAGGCAGCGGCGGGAAACTCTACATCCGGGTCTTCCCGCACAAGAGCATTACCTCGATTCCGGCCGAAACCCGCATGGGTAAAGGCAAGGGTGAGGTCGACTACTGGGCCGCGATCGTCAAGCCCGGCACCGTTCTGTTCGAGGTCGCCGGCATTTCCGAATCTCGGGCCCGCGCCGCCTTCGCTCGCGTCGCCTACAAACTGCCCGTGAACTGCCGGTTCGTCTCCCGCCGGCCGACGCTCTGAGCCAACGCCATCAGGACCTACGAACCATGCCCAAGACCAAATCCGCCGACCTGCACGAAAAAGACGACGAGCAATTGACCTTGATGCTCAAGGAAACGCAGGAGCAAATCTTTCGGCTCCGCGTTCAGAGCTCGACCGAACGGCTCGAAGCCCCGAGTGAGCTGCTCAAGGCCAAGCGCGACATCGCCCGGATCAAGACCATCCTCCGCCTCCGAGAGCTGAAGGCCGAATCCCAGGCCGCGTCCTCCTGAGCGGATGCCTCTCCGTTTTTTCGTTCGCATACTGCCCCCGACTTCGTCCCCCCGGAAATGAAATTCAGACGATGAGCGAGCCGACGACGACTTCCCCGGCCAAGACTCCGCCTTCCCCGCGGCCCCGCGGTCGGCGCAAGGTCGAGATCGGGACGGTCACCTCCGACAAGATGGACAAGACCCGACGAGTCGAGGTCTCTCGCCTCGTCCCGCACCCGAAGTACGGCAAGTACCAGAAACACCGGACCATCTGCTACGTCCACGACGAGCAGAACGAGACCCGCGTGGGCGACCTCGTCGAAATCGTCGAAACCCGGCCGCTCTCGAAGTCCAAGCGCTGGCGCCTGCTCCGCATCGTTCGCAAGGCTCCCGCCCACGAAGAGGCCGATGCCCGCAAGGCCGCCCTCGACGCCCAGGCGAATGCCGAACCGGCTCCCGATCAGGCTGACGCCTGATTTTCAGCCGACCGTTCCAACCGGGCCGAGGGCCAGATGGCCCGCTCGGCCCCGTTTCTGCTTCTCTCGTGTTGTTTTCTTGCGTGACCGTTCCCGCTGACCCGATCGTTCGGAGACTCGTGGGCCGCCGGCGTTCGCTGGGGACCGCGGCCGCGACCGTGACTGGGGTTCTCGACCGATGATCCAGATGCAAACCCGGCTCGACGTGGCCGACAACTCCGGTGCCAAGGAAGTCATGTGCTTCAAGGTGCTCGGCGGCTCCGCGTCGCGCTACAAACGACGCACCGCCGGCCTGGCCGATGTCTTCATCGGCAGCGTCAAGAAAGCGACCCCCGGCGGTGATGTCAAGGCCGGCGACGTCGTCCGCTGCGTCGTTGTCCGCACCCGATTCAAGACCCGACGGCCCGACGGCTCCTACGTCCGATTCGACCGCAACGCCTGCGTCCTGATCAACAAGGACAACGAGCCTCGCGGTACCCGAATCTTCGGCGCCATCGCCCGCGAACTGCGCGATAAGCAGTTCATGAAGATCGTTAGCCTGGCCTCCGAGGTCGTCTGACCTTCGGCGCTCCGGTTCGGGTCGTTTGTCCCTCGTTTTGAATTGTAATCCCGCTTGACCATCACCTCCCGGTCATTGATCAGTTCCGAGACACGGCCCAGACGGGCCGGAGAAGCGAGTCATGAAGGTCCGTAGAGATGACGAAGTCGTGGTCATGACCGGCGACGACAAGGGTACCCGCGCCAAGGTGCTCCGTGTCCTTCCCGACAAGGGAAAGATCATCGTCGAAGGGGTCAACCTCGTCTACAAGCACGTCAAGCCCAGCCAGCGCAACCCCCAGGGGGGCCGGCTCTCCAAGGAGATGCCGATCGACGCTTCGAACGTCCTGCCCTACTGCCCCTCCTGCAACGGTGCCAGCCGCCTCGGCTACCGGATTCTCGACAACGGCCAGAAAGAGCGCTACTGCAAGCGATGCTCGGGCGGTCTCGGAACTCTTGGCCCCCCGAAGCCTTCCCGGGCCAAGACCAAGGCCTGATTGCTGACCACGTGACCGTCTCCGTTCTCCTTCCGTCGGTCCTGGAACCTCGCCGCATGGCTCGTCCGTGCTGACCTGTTCCGAGCCGACCCCGGCGATCGTGGATCGACGGTTCGTTCCGTTTCACGTATTCGAATTCTTGTACCTTCCCTTCATCCCCCGCCGGCATACGGGAATCGACCGACCCGATCCCGCGCCGACGGTCAGAGGATCGCCCCGATGGCTCGCCTGTTCGACGAATACCAGAACACCATCGCCTCGGCGATGGCCGAGAAGTTCGGCATCACCAATGTCATGGCGATCCCGAAAATCGAGAAGATCGTGCTGAACATGGGTGTCGGCCGCGCGACCCAGGATAAAGCCATCCTGGACGTGGCTGTCGACACCATGGGCCGAATCGCCGGTCAGAAGCCGGTCGTCACCAAGGCCAAGCAGTCGATCGCCGGCTTCCGCCTTCGAGAAGGCAACGAAATTGGCTGCAAGGTCACGCTTCGCGGGCCGCGGATGTACGAGTTCCTCGATCGCCTGATCAACCTCGTCCTCCCTCGCATCCGTGACTTTCGTGGCGTCAACCCGAACAGCTTCGACGGCAACGGCAACTACACCCTTGGCCTGACCGAACAGGTGGTCTTCCCTGAGATCGAGGCCGACAAGATCTCCCACACGCTCGGCATGGACATCACCCTCGTCACCACGACCCGCAACGACGATCAGGCCCGCGAACTGCTTCGCGCCTTCGGCATGCCCTTCCGCAAGCCCGGCCAGCAACGGGCCGGCTGATCGGACAACTCCGCGATTGTTTCCCGTTCCGATTTGATAGCGTTTTCACTGGACCCCCGCCTCGCCGACTCGCCGGACCTCTTGCCTCAATCGCCAATTCGCAGGATCGGCCGAGTTACCCGAGGCGGTTTCGAGGATCGCCCCCGCCATGATGACCGACCCGATCGCCGACATGCTCACCCGGATCCGCAACGCCGTGCGGATCGAGCGCTCCCACGTCGACATGCCTCACTCCAACGAGAAGCGCGGCATCGCCGCCGCTCTGAAGGATGAAGGCTACATCTGGGACTACGAAGAGATCGACACCGTTCCGGCCCGCACGCTCCGCCTGAACCTCAAGTACGGCCCGAACGGCGAGAAGGTCATCACCAAGATCGACCGCGTCAGCAAGCCCGGCCGTCGGGTCTACTGCGGCTACCGCGACTTGAAGCCGGTCCAGGGCGGCCTGGGTGTCCACATCGTCAGCACGCCCAAGGGAATTCTGAGCGACCGCCGCGCCCGGGCCGAAAAGGTCGGCGGCGAGGTGCTGGCCCTGGTCTATTGATTCGATCAGCCCGCGCCGAGCCCTCACCACCCCCTGCGATCACCGTCCCGGAGCCCCAGTCATGTCCCGAATCGGCCGCCAACCGGTCCCCGTCCCCGACAACGTCAAGATCAACCTCGCCGGCTCGACCATCGAGGTCGAAGGCCCCAAGGGGAAACTCTCGTTCACCTTCCGCGAGGAAATGAGCGTCCGCTACGATGCCGACGCCAAGCAGGTTCTGGTCGAACGCCCCAACGACGAACGCCCCGTCAAGGCCCTGCATGGCCTGACCCGCACCCTGATCGCCAACATGATCAAGGGGGTTACCGACGGCTACACCAAGCGCCTCGAGGTCGTCGGCGTCGGCTATCAGGCCCAGCTCAAGGGCCCGAACACGGTTAACCTGGTCGTCGGTTACGCCAACCAGATCCAGATGACGGCTCCTGAAGGCGTGACCGTCACCGTCCCCGACGCGACTCACATTCAGATCACCGGCGCCGACAAGCAAGCCGTGGGCGAGTTCGCCGCCCGCGTCCGACGGGTCCGGCCCCCCGAGCCCTACAAGGGCAAGGGAATTCGCTACGAAGGCGAACAGGTCCGCCGCAAGGCCGGTAAGGCGTTCGGTAAGTAATCTCTTTCGCAGAGGAGGTCGGCGACCGGCCCCAGTTCACGGACCTGGCAGATTCG comes from the Tautonia marina genome and includes:
- a CDS encoding carbon-nitrogen hydrolase family protein — translated: MEPSELPDGGPTLIQPSELVEEFLVIERKFSEFDHFLSIGLANIAAVVPGIETNKDKIARACAIFKERGVNVAIFPEFSLSGYVWDDEQTCRPYIEQSCMENHVDWVEQVIRPLFDETFMAVVLNGFRHGSKGGLLNSTFVIDRASDWFGGSNRYDKVFLPPIERRYTRTGEQDRLDLQTPWGLFGFTTCYDIMFSQLTQEYAVLDQVDAIIEVASWRSYARRDYPLMNVGTDTYYGDLWDMVLAAKAGIHQVWMIACNAVGVHGISKAKFWGGSGLWAPSGLRLIQSSRFNEELLIVHNIDIKGQRQLEIDDFNYAMDFNAIYQPIHGKRAFTRIRTGE
- the rpsJ gene encoding 30S ribosomal protein S10; this translates as MSNERIRIRMEAYDHTILDQSAKDIVETAKRTEAIVHGPIPLPTRIERYTVLRSPHIDKKSREQFEIRTHKRLIDIVQPTNKTIDALNKLSLPAGVDIKIKAGPSGA
- the rplC gene encoding 50S ribosomal protein L3, with translation MNVGLLGRKVGMTQIFEDDGTVVPVTVLECGPCTVLQVRTAERDGYHALQLGFADKKRKNASQAERGHARKVEAEPKRFIREIRQEAPVDVTEGTTLNVDLFTEIPSVDVIGTSKGRGYSGVMKRHGFRGLRATHGVQRMHRHPGSSGPSADPSRVFKGVKKPGQYGNTRVTVRNLKVVRVDAENNLLLVRGAVPGHNGGFVIVRQTNAV
- the rplD gene encoding 50S ribosomal protein L4; this translates as MLTVPIYNTSGEQVGEESIDPADFGGKINKQLLHDVVLMHLANRRVGTVNTRGRSDVAGSTKKMYRQKGTGNARMGSKRTNKRVGGGSAFARRNRDYSYRLPKKAVRLAIRMAVLSKFQDGQVLVLSGLDLGQTPKTKEVARILRSIRRPDLPAEAQPVDGESKRDALRRTLDGRKILIGTAEYDPLLYRGARNLPGVKVSPVAEFNTYDVLRQRYLVLTPEALASLKERAKEKIRRRPESELVTAAAAG
- the rplW gene encoding 50S ribosomal protein L23: MVTLRRPPQYERPGPKLEPYQVILRPLITEKATQVAERHNAYTFEVHQMATKTEIKEAVETLFNVQVEDVRTQNRKSVTRRYRLKIGRTKNWKKAIVKLKDDYRIDFF
- the rplB gene encoding 50S ribosomal protein L2, whose protein sequence is MGIRVYKPTSPGRRNASVSDFSELTDKKKKPEKRLTEPLKKTGGRNNQGKITVRHRGGGHKRLYRIIDWKRNDRDGQPAQVTHIEYDPNRSARIALIQFEDGTKRYIIAPEGLTAGMTVVTGPDAEPKVGNCLPLAKIPTGMVIHNIEMQPGGGAKMCRSAGTSATLTAREATWAQLTLPSGEVRRVPVMCRATIGPVGNSDHMNVVLGKAGRKRWLGRRPHVRGTAMNPIDHPMGGGEGRTSGGRHPCSPTGLPAKGGKTRKRRKPSNSAIIRRRKSVRYGQLKI
- the rpsS gene encoding 30S ribosomal protein S19, with amino-acid sequence MGRSLKKGPYVDERLLEKVEKAETSGARAPIRTWSRACTIVPEFIGKNFEVHNGKVFTKVYITEDMVGHKLGEFSPTRTFRGHGGKSKGKR
- the rplV gene encoding 50S ribosomal protein L22, which encodes MKTQSPYPYKASHRFARMSVLKIRKVLDLIRGKYADEALQILKYLPHRGARYTEKVLKSAMANAEDQGVRNPGDLIVADARGDGAAMFKRLMPRARGMAHLIRRRSCHITIGLADLETALAGPEAARQPAEDAAE
- the rpsC gene encoding 30S ribosomal protein S3 → MGQKIHPTGFRIGVMEDWRSRWYAGKAEFKDLLVEDFKVRKYIKKKYSYAGIPKIEIERTRDAVVVLLHTARPGVIIGRKGAEVEKLQEELQNLTGRRIEIKIVEVNRPEIDAQLVAEDIAEQLGKRASFRRTMKRALDNTMDAGAKGVKVRLSGRLGGAEMSRTEKAAAGSIPLSTLRAKVDYGFAEARTPQGHIGVKVWVHQGDYLKMEAGTDGHDAQAGQVSKKPKRSRKR
- the rplP gene encoding 50S ribosomal protein L16, with the protein product MAMMPKRVKYRKSQKGRVKGNATRGNYVAFGEYGLQTLEPGRVSAEVLEASRMVLSRAVRGSGGKLYIRVFPHKSITSIPAETRMGKGKGEVDYWAAIVKPGTVLFEVAGISESRARAAFARVAYKLPVNCRFVSRRPTL
- the rpmC gene encoding 50S ribosomal protein L29, translating into MPKTKSADLHEKDDEQLTLMLKETQEQIFRLRVQSSTERLEAPSELLKAKRDIARIKTILRLRELKAESQAASS
- the rpsQ gene encoding 30S ribosomal protein S17: MSEPTTTSPAKTPPSPRPRGRRKVEIGTVTSDKMDKTRRVEVSRLVPHPKYGKYQKHRTICYVHDEQNETRVGDLVEIVETRPLSKSKRWRLLRIVRKAPAHEEADARKAALDAQANAEPAPDQADA
- the rplN gene encoding 50S ribosomal protein L14, which translates into the protein MIQMQTRLDVADNSGAKEVMCFKVLGGSASRYKRRTAGLADVFIGSVKKATPGGDVKAGDVVRCVVVRTRFKTRRPDGSYVRFDRNACVLINKDNEPRGTRIFGAIARELRDKQFMKIVSLASEVV
- the rplX gene encoding 50S ribosomal protein L24 produces the protein MKVRRDDEVVVMTGDDKGTRAKVLRVLPDKGKIIVEGVNLVYKHVKPSQRNPQGGRLSKEMPIDASNVLPYCPSCNGASRLGYRILDNGQKERYCKRCSGGLGTLGPPKPSRAKTKA
- the rplE gene encoding 50S ribosomal protein L5 yields the protein MARLFDEYQNTIASAMAEKFGITNVMAIPKIEKIVLNMGVGRATQDKAILDVAVDTMGRIAGQKPVVTKAKQSIAGFRLREGNEIGCKVTLRGPRMYEFLDRLINLVLPRIRDFRGVNPNSFDGNGNYTLGLTEQVVFPEIEADKISHTLGMDITLVTTTRNDDQARELLRAFGMPFRKPGQQRAG
- the rpsH gene encoding 30S ribosomal protein S8 is translated as MMTDPIADMLTRIRNAVRIERSHVDMPHSNEKRGIAAALKDEGYIWDYEEIDTVPARTLRLNLKYGPNGEKVITKIDRVSKPGRRVYCGYRDLKPVQGGLGVHIVSTPKGILSDRRARAEKVGGEVLALVY
- the rplF gene encoding 50S ribosomal protein L6; the encoded protein is MSRIGRQPVPVPDNVKINLAGSTIEVEGPKGKLSFTFREEMSVRYDADAKQVLVERPNDERPVKALHGLTRTLIANMIKGVTDGYTKRLEVVGVGYQAQLKGPNTVNLVVGYANQIQMTAPEGVTVTVPDATHIQITGADKQAVGEFAARVRRVRPPEPYKGKGIRYEGEQVRRKAGKAFGK